In Procambarus clarkii isolate CNS0578487 chromosome 50, FALCON_Pclarkii_2.0, whole genome shotgun sequence, one genomic interval encodes:
- the LOC138351673 gene encoding uncharacterized protein yields the protein MNTFTPDTVTPDTVTSDTVTPDTITPDTITPDTPDTVIPDTFTPDTVTPGTVAPDTVTPDTVTPDTVTVTPVTVAPDTVTPVTVAPDTVTPVTVAPDTVTPVTVAPDTVTPVTITLDTVTPHTVTPHTVTPDTVTPDTVTPDTVTPDTVTPHTVTPDTVTSDTVTPDTVTPDTVTPDTITPDTITPDTPDTVIPDTFTPDTVTPGTVNPDTVTPDTVTPHTVTPHTVTVTPVTVTPVTVTPVTVTPDNVTPDTVTSNTVTPDTVTPDTVTPDTVTPDTVTPDTVTPDTVTPDTVTPDTVTPDTVTPDTVTPDTVTPDTVTPDTVTPDTVTPVTVTPVTVTPHTVTPDTVTPLHHHT from the exons ATGAACACAT TCACTCCCGACACTGTCACTCCCGACACTGTCACTTCCGACACTGTCACTCCCGACACTATCACTCCCGACACTATCACTCCCGACACTCCCGACACTGTCATTCCCGACACTTTCACTCCCGACACTGTCACTCCCGGCACTGTCGCTCCCGACACTGTCACTCCCGACACTGTCACTCCcgacactgtcactgtcactcccGTCACTGTCGCTCCCGACACTGTCACTCCCGTCACTGTCGCTCCCGACACTGTCACTCCCGTCACTGTCGCTCCCGACACTGTCACTCCCGTCACTGTCGCTCCCGACACTGTCACTCCCGTCACTATCACTCTCGACACTGTCACTCCCCACACTGTCACTCCCCACACTGTCACTCCCGACACTGTCACTCCCGACACTGTCACTCCCGACACTGTCACTCCCGACACTGTCACTCCCCACACTGTCACTCCCGACACTGTCACTTCCGACACTGTCACTCCCGACACTGTCACTCCCGACACTGTCACTCCCGACACTATCACTCCCGACACTATCACTCCCGACACTCCCGACACTGTCATTCCCGACACTTTCACTCCCGACACTGTCACTCCCGGCACTGTCAATCCTGACACTGTCACTCCCGACACTGTCACTCCCCACACTGTCACTCCccacactgtcactgtcactcccGTCACTGTCACTCCCGTCACTGTCACTCCCGTCACTGTCACTCCCGACAATGTCACTCCCGACACTGTCACTTCCAACACTGTCACTCCCGACACTGTCACTCCCGACACTGTCACTCCCGACACTGTCACTCCCGACACTGTCACTCCCGACACTGTCACTCCCGACACTGTCACTCCCGACACTGTCACTCCTGACACTGTCACTCCCGACACTGTCACTCCCGACACTGTCACTCCCGACACTGTCACTCCCGACACTGTCACTCCCGACACTGTCACTCCCGACACTGTCACTCCCGTCACTGTCACTCCCGTCACTGTCACTCCCCACACTGTCACTCCCGACACTGTCACTCCTCTTCATCACCACACATGA
- the LOC138351674 gene encoding ice nucleation protein InaA-like, translated as MTFKFKDNLRTPGWDNLRTPGRDNLRTPRWDNLRTPGRDNLRTPRWDNLRTPGRDNLRTPGWDNLRTPGRDNLRTPGWDNLRTPRWDNLRTPGRDNLRTPRWDNLRTPGRDNLRTPGWDNLRTPGWDNLRTPGRDNQRTPGRDNLRTPGRDNQRTPGVGQPAHTGEGQPAHTGVGQPAHTGVGQPAHTGEGQPAHTGEGQPAHTGVGQPAHTGEGQPAHTGVGQPAHTGVGQPAHTGVGQPAHTGGGTTCAHRGGTTCAHRGGTTSAHRGGTTSAHRGGTTSAHRGWDNLRTPGWDNQRTPGWDNLRTPGRDNLRTPGRDNLRTPGWDNQRTPGWDNQRTPGWDNQRTPGWDNQRTPGWDNLRTPGWDNQRTPGWDNQRTPGWDNQRTPGWDNLRTPGRDNLRTPGRDNLRTPGRDNLRTPGRDNLRTPGWDNQRTPGWDNQRTPGWDNLRTPGRDNLRTPGRDNLRTPGVGQPAHTGEGQPAHTGEGQPAHTGVGQPAHTGVVVWVVMPHKQGLTLVNIKKHLPVF; from the exons ATgacgttcaagttcaa GGACAACCTGCGCACACCGGGGTGGGACAACCTGCGCACACCGGGGAGGGACAACCTGCGCACACCGAGGTGGGACAACCTGCGCACACCGGGGAGGGACAACCTGCGCACACCGAGGTGGGACAACCTGCGCACACCGGGGAGGGACAACCTGCGCACACCGGGGTGGGACAACCTGCGCACACCGGGGAGGGACAACCTGCGCACACCGGGGTGGGACAACCTGCGCACACCGAGGTGGGACAACCTGCGCACACCGGGGAGGGACAACCTGCGCACACCGAGGTGGGACAACCTGCGCACACCGGGGAGGGACAACCTGCGCACACCGGGGTGGGACAACCTGCGCACACCGGGGTGGGACAACCTGCGCACACCGGGGAGGGACAACCAGCGCACACCGGGGAGGGACAACCTGCGCACACCGGGGAGGGACAACCAGCGCACACCGGGGGTGGGACAACCTGCGCACACCGGGGAGGGACAACCTGCGCACACCGGGGTGGGACAACCAGCGCACACCGGGGTGGGACAACCAGCGCACACCGGGGAGGGACAACCTGCGCACACCGGGGAGGGACAACCTGCGCACACCGGGGTGGGACAACCTGCGCACACCGGGGAGGGACAACCTGCGCACACCGGGGTGGGACAACCTGCGCACACCGGGGTGGGACAACCAGCGCACACCGGGGTGGGACAACCAGCGCACACCGGGGGTGGGACAACCTGCGCACACCGGGGAGGGACAACCTGCGCACACCGGGGTGGGACAACCAGCGCACACCGGGGTGGGACAACCAGCGCACACCGGGGTGGGACAACCAGCGCACACCGGGGGTGGGACAACCTGCGCACACCGGGGTGGGACAACCAGCGCACACCGGGGTGGGACAACCTGCGCACACCGGGGAGGGACAACCTGCGCACACCGGGGAGGGACAACCTGCGCACACCGGGGTGGGACAACCAGCGCACACCGGGGTGGGACAACCAGCGCACACCGGGGTGGGACAACCAGCGCACACCGGGGTGGGACAACCAGCGCACACCGGGGTGGGACAACCTGCGCACACCGGGGTGGGACAACCAGCGCACACCGGGGTGGGACAACCAGCGCACACCGGGGTGGGACAACCAGCGCACACCGGGGTGGGACAACCTGCGCACACCGGGGAGGGACAACCTGCGCACACCGGGGAGGGACAACCTGCGCACACCGGGGAGGGACAACCTGCGCACACCGGGGAGGGACAACCTGCGCACACCGGGGTGGGACAACCAGCGCACACCGGGGTGGGACAACCAGCGCACACCGGGGTGGGACAACCTGCGCACACCGGGGAGGGACAACCTGCGCACACCGGGGAGGGACAACCTGCGCACACCGGGGGTGGGACAACCTGCGCACACCGGGGAGGGACAACCTGCGCACACCGGGGAGGGACAACCAGCGCACACCGGGGTGGGACAACCAGCGCACACCGGGG